A stretch of DNA from Aciduliprofundum sp. MAR08-339:
TAAGGGTTGGAGATGTTATGGAGAAAAGGGTCCATTATGCGGAACCCGATATGGATATTTACGATGCTCTGAACATCCTGGTGAAAAAGGAAATTTCAAGATTGCCTGTGGTTAAGGACGGAATGGTTGTGGGCATTGTAACGCGCAGTGATCTCCTACGGGCCATTGCCGGTTCAGATGAAGTTTCCAAGTAGGTAGGCCGCAAAAAGCCCGGTGGTTATGAATATGATGAATGGGATTTTTGGCTGAACCCAAACCTTGAGCCTCCCAATCTTCTTCAGATTTTCTATATCCTCTGGGCTGTGTTCCTTTGGATGCACGTATAGCACATGCTCTCCGTTCACAATCCTTTCCATAAGCCAGACCTGTTTCTTGCTAACATCTTCTATGGGTATTCTGTATCCTATGAACATCTCTGGGAATCCGATATCCCCGCGAATTATGTTGCGAATGAAAATTGCAAATATGAAAATCAGAGAGGCAATGGCGGCGTAAAGAAGTGTGAGAAACGCAAATGGAAATGTGAGTTGCACAATGTCCACGTAGTTTGGCACAAAAACGGGGAACGAGAGGAAAAATGGATATGTGGGCTGGAGAATGGCGACACTCATAAGAGCACGGGCATCTGCCCTTCCGCGGATAACTTTAATGGCGTGCAATCCCCTGAAAACCAGCAGCATTATGAACATAACAATTATCACTGGATCTGCCTTTAGAGTTATTGAATATGCGAAAAGTGCTATGGCAAGGGTCCAGAGGGCGTACTGAATGACCCGTTCCTCCTTCTCCCACTCAAAGAACCACTCGTAGAAAATTATTATTGAAGGTATGATTGCGATTATGGATGCTAGAGAGTGATATTGATACAGGTCTATCCCAAATGCGAAGAATCCAAGTATGAACCAAACCATGGGAGATATAAGCCTCTCCTTCCAGTCACTGTAAGAGGCGTATAGGAAGAACGGTATGGCTATGATGAACCTGAGCAAATCAAGATACATAGTTTGAAAATATCCAAAGAGTACAAAAAATTTGCCACCCAATTTTCAAATTTTAAGATTCACATATTGTCCTGAATGGACAGAATCTGCAATACTCTCCAGGAGTGGCTTCGAACTCGTGTTTAATTATTTTATTGGCTGTTTGGGAAATATCTTTTCTCATATCCCATATTTCATTGTGCGTGAATCGGAAGGTTTTTATTTTTCCGTGTTGAAGATAAAAGAGTTTCGCCGTTGGAATTATCCCTTTGTTAAGGTAAAAAATAATAGAGTAGAAAAGAACCTGATTTCTATCGGAATCGTTCACCTTCCCTGTTTTCAGGTCTATTATCTCGTACTCGGAAACCATGTCAAATCTGCCAAAGATCAGAAAATCTTCAAGGCGGCTGTAGAGCCACTGCTCAGTTTTATAATCCCCTGCATTTATCTCTTCAATCAAATTCTGGATGTTTTTGAGCATGGTGTTAATTCTCTTTACATAATCCTCCTCGCTGCTCCACAGAAGAAGTGAGTTGTTGAGGGACAAATAATAATGCTGCATCTCATCCACACTTTCAAAATCATCTCTGAGACTTCGGGCATCAATAAGATGGTTATTCTCCTTTATGTTTTTCCATAGGCCCTCAGCATCCAAAGCCATGGGTGGATTTTGGAGCATCCTGTAAAATACTTCGTGCATCAACTTCCCTATCTCGGTATCGGCCGTTTTTGGAGTCACAACGGGTATTGTTTTTGAGTAATGATACCAAAGTGGGCATTTTTTGAAAAGGGCATACTGGCTGTAACTTAGTCTCAGGGTGTTAATGCGTATCCCCCCATATCAACCGAACTCTCAATCTCATCCTGCATGAATTTTCTAACGCTTTCAACCGCCTCCTTCATATTCTTTCCTGCTGCAATCTCTGCAAGGAGCGCTGAGGAGTAAATGCACCCTGTTCCATGCACATTCTTTTTTATCAGGGCCATTGAGGTTGAATGCATAAAATCTGGGCCAAAGAGATAATCGGAGCCATCGAGATGTCCGCCCTTAATAACAACGTACCCTCCGTAGATATCCTGAAGGATGTACCCGATCTTTATAATATCAATTGGCTCTTCAATTTTCTTTCCAGAAAGCTGCTCCGCCTCTGGAACATTTGGAGTTATCACATCGGCCCTTCTGAGAAGGTTAATTATATCCTCCCTTCTGTTAAGTGTATACCCGTTTTTTGCACTTAGAAGTGGGTCAAACACCATGAACCAGTCATACTCGTTTGCAAGCTCTACAATCATATTTGCTGTATCTTTACTTCCCACGAGTCCCACCTTCACATATTTTATTTTGAAAGAATCCAATAGCGCGTCAATTTGTTTTCTAACATTCTGTGAAGAGAGCACACTCATGCCGTAAAATCCCTGCGTGTTTTGATAGGTTATTGAAGTTGTGGCCCCAAGCCCATAAAATCCAAATTTTCTGAACGTGATTATATCCCGTGTTACACCTGCACCGGTGGTAGGATCAAATCCTGCTATGCTCAGGAGATATCTCATACAGTTGCAAACTCCTCAGACTATAAAAACTTGTGTACGAAAAGAATTAAATATCTCTTCTCCATACTCCGCACCATGACCTTTCAGGAGGCAGTAAACAGGCTGCTTAACAAAAAAATTTGCATGAAATGCTACGCTCGAAATCCGCCAAACGCCACTAGATGTAGAAGGTGTGGCAGTCACGACCTCAGGCCTAAGGCCAAGGAGAGGAGAGGCGGTAAATAACATCCAAAATTATTTTTGCAGCCATTTTCATTGTTTCATATTCTACATAGGGTACCCTTCTCTTCAGTGCCATTTTCTCTGTGGATGGGAGATGCACGAATCCCACAGGTATGCTCTTCCCCATCTTCCTGGCGTAATATAGCAGGGAGTAAAACAGGGTGTTGCAAACATACGTACCGGCGGTATAAGATATGTACGCTGGAATGCCATTCTCGTGCAAAGCATCTAGAATTCTATAAACTGGAAGAGTGGAAGAGTAGGCATCCTCTCCGTCATCGAAGATTTTCATTCTGAAAGGTTTAAATCCTGAGTTGTCTGGTGTTGAAGAATCCATGATGTTTACGGCGATTTTTTCTATGGAAATTTGAGGCCTTCCATCGGCGAGTCCGAATGATATAACCGCCTCTGGATTCTGCCCTATTATTTTTCTCGCATATTCCTTTGCCTCTTCAAATTTAACAGGGACGATTTCAGCCCTGACCTCCTTGTATTCCTCCTCAAGATATTTTGCTATCCTCTCTGATGGGTTGCTCTTGAACTTTGCAAATGGCTCAAATCCCGTCACTATGAACATTCATATCCCTCAACTGTCGAAGCACATAATCCCTTATCTCATCCACTGATGGATACTTGCCCACGGGCTCTCCATTGATGAGCACGGGCTTGAGCATGCTTTCCAACTCTCCACCGCATTCTGGGCAGGATTCTAATTTTTCATCCTTGTATGTTACAAAGAATTTTCCGCATTTTCTGCATCTGTAAACGTTCTTTCTTCCGCTGAATTTACCCTTTTTGGCCATGGGCCTCCCCTCTATCTCCACAATATCCATTGCGTAGTCAATTGTTTTTGCGTTGCTGAGCGAGGTGCCAACTCCAAACCCACTTGCTCCCGCCTCCTTCAACCTTGCCACGCTATCTTCATCAAGTCCCCCTGATACGAATATGCCCACATTCCTATAACCTCGAATATCCAGTTCCCAGCGGACCTCTCGAATTATGTCCTCGAATCTTCCACGGCGGGAGGAGGGAGTGTCCAGCCGAACGGCGGCCAGGTCCTTGAGGATTTCGGCCGCTTTTATGGATTCAAATTTCTCATCACCGAATGTGTCTATAAGTGCTATTCTGGGTACTCCCTCTTCTACGAATTCGTCAAATTTCTTCCAAGCCTCCTCCTCTCCCAGGGTTAATATGAGTGCGTGGGGCATCGTACCGCTCGGTCTCTTTCCAATATGCTCTGCCCCGATTATGCTTGATACCCCATCGCAGCCTCCTATGTACGAACTTCTGTCAATCAGGGGTGCTATGGAGGGATGCATTCTCCTGACACCGAAGGAGAGCACGGGAGAATCCCCTGCCGCAAGGCGAATCCTTGCAGCCTTTGTGGCAATGCCCGAGGCCTGGCATATGAATCCAAGAATGGGAGTCTCGTAGATTGCAAACTCCATGTAATTACCCTCCACCGCCATAACCGGAATGGGTAGTCCGCGTGCATCCCTTCTCGGAAATATGGTGCCCTCTGGAAGGGCGTATAGATTCACAGGTTTACCCTTTAAAAGTTCGACTACCTCATCAAGTCCTGCGAAAACAACCCAGTCGTAGGGAGGATTTGAAACGGTGAATTCTGCGTAAACGTTTCTTTTTATCCCGTTTTTCTCAAGTATTTCTCTTGTTCTGATGAAGTACACGTCAGTTGTTCTACCTTCAAGGATATCCCTCTCACTTGCCATATGAAACTTCATAATTGCTCACTCTCCTCGATTCTTGCACCGTAAATGCGCTCCATATATTTTAAAGCCCTCTCATGCTCCTCCTCGGAGGTGCCTGCGCAGGCATCCTTTATTATGTGTACCTTGAATCCCCTAGCAAAAGCACCGAATGCCGTGTGCTGCACACATATATCTGTGGCAACCCCACAAATATGAACCTCCTCCACGCCTGCATCTATCAAAATTCTCTCAAGATCCGTGAATAAAAAGCCATCGTAGGTGTTTTTCTCTATGACCACATCGCCATCCTTAGGCTCTATTTCTTTCACAATCTCTGAGCCCCATGTTCCCTCCATAGCATGCTGGCCCCAGATACTCAACTCCGCATCTCCTTTACTGTGAGAATCTTTCAGGTAAATGACCATGCCATCATTTCTGAACTTTTCAATGAGTTTGGCCACAACGGGTACTATGCTCTTCGCCTTTGCACTTCCAAATTTACCATCAACGAAATCGTGGATCATATCCACAACCAAGAGGGCTCGCATGGATGAATAATTTATCCCAATTACTTAAACCTTGCCTATTCCAATCTCCACAGGCTAAGATTTCCTTGGGGCACTCTCTCCAGATTCCCTCCAGCGAGTTCTTCAATGTAGAGTTCTGCAACAAATACCCTTCCTTTTATGAGGTGCCCTCCTCTAACATTTCCCTTTTCGTCTCCGAGTATGACGTGAACATGGGCAAAGGGCTCACCATCCATCAAACTTATGTTTCCGGCAGCCATCAGAAGCTCGTGCACGCCCTTTATTTCTATTTCCTCGTACCTGCCAAGTTCAATGCTGTAATATCCTATTTTTGCGTTTTTCAGTGAGCCAATGGCCTGGAGAATGCCAGTTTTTATTTCATTTTTCTCTGCAAATTGATTTATGAATCCAAGCAAATCCTCATCCTCAGGAACTCTAAGCATAAACGTTCTTCCCTTTTTGAAATTCATCCTCTCACCGGGAATAATATGCTCTCGCGCTATAAAGAATTTACTCAAAATCAAACAGGGTTTTCCTCTTCCTCTCAAACCTCGTCAGGCTGGCCTGCTTGCTTCCCGTGAGTAAGTTCTCCTCGTCCACACCGAACACTTCGGTTATTCTTGCAAGGGTCTCTGCCACTCTTCTAGCGTAGTACTTGTAATCTGGTCTTTTATTGAATTCCTTTCCTGGGATGTAGGGTTCAACCTCCTGCTTTGAGCCGCGGGCGTTCACGACTATCCAGGCCACCTTCATACCTGGGATGAATTCATGTCCCATTTTGATCAGTTTTTTGGCAGCCTGAACGTTTGCCATGCTCTCTGGATTCTTGTAGGATTTAAAATCTCGCACAGTACGGGAAATCACAAGGCTCTCAATGGGGACCTTGCCTGAACGGGCCTCTGTCACTATGCTTCTGGCCATTTCAATGGCACCTTCAATATCTCCATCAAGGATTTTTTCAAACACGGCTCGCTGTGCCTCGCTCTGCAGATCGAAGGAATCTGTGCGGCGAATCTCATAACCTCTAACAATCATCTCACCCCTGCTATCCTCAGGCCAGATTATCCTGCCAACGTATCTCTTCTTGGCACCATGGGAGAAGAATGGTTCAAGGATCTTCTCAAATTCAAGCACCAGGGATTCCCTATTTGAGATCTCTTCTGCCTTCTTTTTTCCAAATTCTATGGTTTTTTCAAGATTCTCGTAGGGGGACTGAAAGAACACACTGTCCGTGTCTCCGTAAACCACCCTTATCCCCTCATTTTCCAGTTCTCCTATTATTCTTTTTATGGTTTCTCTGGCAAACGCTGTTATGCTCGCCCCTATATCTGGATTTGTGAACCTGTAAAAGGATGATGCAAGAACCCCGTAGAAGGTGTTCATAAGTATTTTCACAGCTTTTTGCAGGCCATCATAGTACCTGCGTTCCTCGTCATTTTTTGCCTCTCTCATCATTCTCTTCAGGGTATCCCTCTTATCCATTAACTCCTTGAGAATTTTTGGAATTAGCCCCTCTCTTCTCTCCTTGGAGAGAAATCTCACACCCGTGGGGCTAACTATCTCCCCTTCCCTGCTGAGTGTGGTGAAGCATATGTTGTACTTGATTATGATGCTTGGGTACATGCTCTTGAAATCAAGAACGCATACCCAGTGGTAGAGTCCCGGCTCTATGGTGTGTACATAGCCTCCTTCAATCTTACCCCTCTTCCTCTCCTGACCCTGAAGGGGTACACCTATGCCGTGCCTATCTGCCTCCCTTATGAGCAGAGAATCAACCCATGTGGAGGTGCCTGAATGAATGACATCATCCAGCGGAAATTTTGTAACTGTGGCAAGGTCAAGATACTTGTCAATTATCCCTATCTTCATAAGAATTCTTAAAGCCAGTTCTGCATCCTTTTTGCAGTACTCCATGACCTTCTCCTTGTCTTTTTTCCATTCCTCGTCTATGTTTGTTCTATCAACATCCAATTTACCCTCGCCAAAGAGGTGCATTGCCACCGCCTGCAAAGTTTCCTGCTTTAACCGTAGTTCCTTCTTTACGGCCCACCATGCGTCTTCAATTACCCTTCCATGCACCCTCCAGAACTGTCCAACCACTCGCTGAGGCTTTGACCCGTCTCTGCCTATTGAGAACTCCATACCGTACTTCTTGTACCTGTCACTTAGAAGTTCAAGATCGTAACCGTCAATGTTGTAGCCCGTTATCACGTCGGGATCCTCGTTCTTTATGACCTCTATGAATTTCCAGAGTATCTCCTCCTCGTCTCCCTCTATTCCGTATTTTCTTATCTTTCCGTCCCAAACTGCCACGCCTATGGTGAAAATCCTCCCATCAATCATGGAGTTTTCAATGTCAAAACTCAAAATTTTCAGGGGGGGCTTAAAATCATCAATGTTTTCAAAACTCTCAGCATCTACAACGATCTCCGCGGTGTATTTTGAACTCTCAATCTCCCTGCCATGGATGCGCACGCATGAGCCAAGGTCAAAATCGTAAATGAAGCGCTGGTGAAATGGTATATCGGCAGCGAGAACATCGCAGAATTCCAGAGCCTCACGGCGATAATGCGGAGTTTTCCATGGTGATTGCAGGGTTACCTTTACGCACTGGCGCACCTTCCCCCTGTGCCAGAGTTTAACCTCCTCCATTCTGTGAATCTCTGGGTCCTTTGAGAATCTCTCAAGTATTGTTGCGGGTGGCTCCACAAGGTAGAAATAGGGCCTGAAACCGTGGTATCTTGCCACTATGCTCCTTCCCTCTCTCGTCTTTCCGTACAACTCCACAACGACCCCATCGTCCTCCTTTGAGTAGGAGGCGGTGAGCAGTCTGACATCCCAGTACACGTTTTAAATATTGCATGGGGGAATATAATGGTTGCGATTAGAATGTCAGAACCTTTCCAACTGCCCAGTTGGTAACGTATGCAACTATAATGCCGACCCATACCAGCATGGAGAAGTGGAGGTATATGCTGTGCCTATGCGAACCGCTCACTATTTTTATGATCATGGAGGAAACGAGCGCATGAATTACGAGAAGAAGCAGAAACACAACGCTTGCAGCCTGGAGCGGGAAATGAGCGGATAGAAGGGGAATGTGTATGTACTTCTGCAGATTCACGGGGTAGTATTTTATCATATTGGCCATCATCTTCATGAGATTGAGTGTTGTGTAGAGTGTAAATGCCATGCCAACCATCAGACCGTAGAGTATGCCCGTCAGATTTGCAGCGGACTGGTACCTTTTTTTACGCAACCCTATCATACGCACGTATGACTCGCTTATGATCTTTGAAATTTTTCTAGGGTTTCCCCCCATATCCAGGCCTGTAACGAACATATCTGTGAACTTGGAAATCAGATTGCTTCCCGTCTCACCGGCAAAGTATCTCCACGCCATTTTCTTATCAATTCTTGTGAGCAATCTCTTGTAAAGTGTATCTATGTACTTTGTGAGTTTCCCAAAATCATGCTTTCGCAGCCTTTCCATAGCGGTCACATCACTGCCCTTTGCCTCTATGTAACTTCCAACTGCCCTTATGAATGCGTCGTAATTTGTATCACAGTTTATCAAGTCACTCTCTGCGGTGTGCACCAGGTATCCCGGGTAGAACAGTGGAAGTATGGATATTGCCACGACTATGGGGAGGGGCAGGTTCAGGAAGTAGGTGATGAGGAAAAGAAGGGCCACCATGAGATAGGCGAAGGGAATAACCTTGAGAAGTTTCATCTCGTGGGGTGAACGGACATCCTTCCTGTTGTGCCATACATCGTCCTCCGGCAGGCGTATTTTTATGGCGTAAAGCATAACAGCCTCAACTGTTATGAACGCCAGAAGCATGAGGTAGAGGTAGATTGTCATATCTCCCGTGGTGAACATGGGCAGTATGGTTACAAATACGGCGAAGAAGAGCATGGATATCAGCATCGCTACAAAAGTTTCCTTGTAAACATCCATCTGGTTCAGGGCAGCCTCGTACTTGACGGCATAGGTTTCAAGAACCACCGCACGCTCCTTTTCAAGGAAGACTTCAAAATCCTCGCCGGCATCTGCACTGTGTGCAATCCTGTCCAGAAAATCTGCGAGTTCAACGCTGGGGCATCTCTTGGCAACTATCCTTGTGGCGTCCGGTAAACTCATGTTCCAGTACTCCATCAGATGGTAAATCTTTGCAATCTCATCGCTCAGGGCACCGTATTCTTTCACCTCCGAGAGTATTCTGAATATTTCCTTACGGGGCAACCTGGTGGAAGCCAGAACGGCCATTCTTGTTATGAACAGATGCAGGTACTTCTCAATCTCTTTCTTTCTCTTCTCTCCCTTCAGGAGGGGAAAGAGCATGATGGTTAGAATTCCGAATGCGGGTATGGTGTACAGAACCAGGGAGAATGGGAAAATGTTGAAAAATTTGAACGAGATTGATAGATAGAGGGTGATGAATAGGGTGGTG
This window harbors:
- a CDS encoding A24 family peptidase C-terminal domain-containing protein, whose amino-acid sequence is MYLDLLRFIIAIPFFLYASYSDWKERLISPMVWFILGFFAFGIDLYQYHSLASIIAIIPSIIIFYEWFFEWEKEERVIQYALWTLAIALFAYSITLKADPVIIVMFIMLLVFRGLHAIKVIRGRADARALMSVAILQPTYPFFLSFPVFVPNYVDIVQLTFPFAFLTLLYAAIASLIFIFAIFIRNIIRGDIGFPEMFIGYRIPIEDVSKKQVWLMERIVNGEHVLYVHPKEHSPEDIENLKKIGRLKVWVQPKIPFIIFITTGLFAAYLLGNFI
- a CDS encoding PD-(D/E)XK nuclease family protein — its product is MRINTLRLSYSQYALFKKCPLWYHYSKTIPVVTPKTADTEIGKLMHEVFYRMLQNPPMALDAEGLWKNIKENNHLIDARSLRDDFESVDEMQHYYLSLNNSLLLWSSEEDYVKRINTMLKNIQNLIEEINAGDYKTEQWLYSRLEDFLIFGRFDMVSEYEIIDLKTGKVNDSDRNQVLFYSIIFYLNKGIIPTAKLFYLQHGKIKTFRFTHNEIWDMRKDISQTANKIIKHEFEATPGEYCRFCPFRTICES
- a CDS encoding hydroxymethylpyrimidine/phosphomethylpyrimidine kinase, translated to MRYLLSIAGFDPTTGAGVTRDIITFRKFGFYGLGATTSITYQNTQGFYGMSVLSSQNVRKQIDALLDSFKIKYVKVGLVGSKDTANMIVELANEYDWFMVFDPLLSAKNGYTLNRREDIINLLRRADVITPNVPEAEQLSGKKIEEPIDIIKIGYILQDIYGGYVVIKGGHLDGSDYLFGPDFMHSTSMALIKKNVHGTGCIYSSALLAEIAAGKNMKEAVESVRKFMQDEIESSVDMGGYALTP
- a CDS encoding 50S ribosomal protein L40e encodes the protein MTFQEAVNRLLNKKICMKCYARNPPNATRCRRCGSHDLRPKAKERRGGK
- a CDS encoding pyroglutamyl-peptidase I, whose amino-acid sequence is MFIVTGFEPFAKFKSNPSERIAKYLEEEYKEVRAEIVPVKFEEAKEYARKIIGQNPEAVISFGLADGRPQISIEKIAVNIMDSSTPDNSGFKPFRMKIFDDGEDAYSSTLPVYRILDALHENGIPAYISYTAGTYVCNTLFYSLLYYARKMGKSIPVGFVHLPSTEKMALKRRVPYVEYETMKMAAKIILDVIYRLSSPWP
- a CDS encoding nicotinate phosphoribosyltransferase, with the translated sequence MKFHMASERDILEGRTTDVYFIRTREILEKNGIKRNVYAEFTVSNPPYDWVVFAGLDEVVELLKGKPVNLYALPEGTIFPRRDARGLPIPVMAVEGNYMEFAIYETPILGFICQASGIATKAARIRLAAGDSPVLSFGVRRMHPSIAPLIDRSSYIGGCDGVSSIIGAEHIGKRPSGTMPHALILTLGEEEAWKKFDEFVEEGVPRIALIDTFGDEKFESIKAAEILKDLAAVRLDTPSSRRGRFEDIIREVRWELDIRGYRNVGIFVSGGLDEDSVARLKEAGASGFGVGTSLSNAKTIDYAMDIVEIEGRPMAKKGKFSGRKNVYRCRKCGKFFVTYKDEKLESCPECGGELESMLKPVLINGEPVGKYPSVDEIRDYVLRQLRDMNVHSDGI
- a CDS encoding cysteine hydrolase family protein, which gives rise to MRALLVVDMIHDFVDGKFGSAKAKSIVPVVAKLIEKFRNDGMVIYLKDSHSKGDAELSIWGQHAMEGTWGSEIVKEIEPKDGDVVIEKNTYDGFLFTDLERILIDAGVEEVHICGVATDICVQHTAFGAFARGFKVHIIKDACAGTSEEEHERALKYMERIYGARIEESEQL
- a CDS encoding PPC domain-containing DNA-binding protein, whose product is MNFKKGRTFMLRVPEDEDLLGFINQFAEKNEIKTGILQAIGSLKNAKIGYYSIELGRYEEIEIKGVHELLMAAGNISLMDGEPFAHVHVILGDEKGNVRGGHLIKGRVFVAELYIEELAGGNLERVPQGNLSLWRLE
- a CDS encoding DNA-directed DNA polymerase codes for the protein MYWDVRLLTASYSKEDDGVVVELYGKTREGRSIVARYHGFRPYFYLVEPPATILERFSKDPEIHRMEEVKLWHRGKVRQCVKVTLQSPWKTPHYRREALEFCDVLAADIPFHQRFIYDFDLGSCVRIHGREIESSKYTAEIVVDAESFENIDDFKPPLKILSFDIENSMIDGRIFTIGVAVWDGKIRKYGIEGDEEEILWKFIEVIKNEDPDVITGYNIDGYDLELLSDRYKKYGMEFSIGRDGSKPQRVVGQFWRVHGRVIEDAWWAVKKELRLKQETLQAVAMHLFGEGKLDVDRTNIDEEWKKDKEKVMEYCKKDAELALRILMKIGIIDKYLDLATVTKFPLDDVIHSGTSTWVDSLLIREADRHGIGVPLQGQERKRGKIEGGYVHTIEPGLYHWVCVLDFKSMYPSIIIKYNICFTTLSREGEIVSPTGVRFLSKERREGLIPKILKELMDKRDTLKRMMREAKNDEERRYYDGLQKAVKILMNTFYGVLASSFYRFTNPDIGASITAFARETIKRIIGELENEGIRVVYGDTDSVFFQSPYENLEKTIEFGKKKAEEISNRESLVLEFEKILEPFFSHGAKKRYVGRIIWPEDSRGEMIVRGYEIRRTDSFDLQSEAQRAVFEKILDGDIEGAIEMARSIVTEARSGKVPIESLVISRTVRDFKSYKNPESMANVQAAKKLIKMGHEFIPGMKVAWIVVNARGSKQEVEPYIPGKEFNKRPDYKYYARRVAETLARITEVFGVDEENLLTGSKQASLTRFERKRKTLFDFE
- the flaJ gene encoding archaellar assembly protein FlaJ is translated as MAGIREKVARLYTSFDIPWRKYILMYALPILFTTLFITLYLSISFKFFNIFPFSLVLYTIPAFGILTIMLFPLLKGEKRKKEIEKYLHLFITRMAVLASTRLPRKEIFRILSEVKEYGALSDEIAKIYHLMEYWNMSLPDATRIVAKRCPSVELADFLDRIAHSADAGEDFEVFLEKERAVVLETYAVKYEAALNQMDVYKETFVAMLISMLFFAVFVTILPMFTTGDMTIYLYLMLLAFITVEAVMLYAIKIRLPEDDVWHNRKDVRSPHEMKLLKVIPFAYLMVALLFLITYFLNLPLPIVVAISILPLFYPGYLVHTAESDLINCDTNYDAFIRAVGSYIEAKGSDVTAMERLRKHDFGKLTKYIDTLYKRLLTRIDKKMAWRYFAGETGSNLISKFTDMFVTGLDMGGNPRKISKIISESYVRMIGLRKKRYQSAANLTGILYGLMVGMAFTLYTTLNLMKMMANMIKYYPVNLQKYIHIPLLSAHFPLQAASVVFLLLLVIHALVSSMIIKIVSGSHRHSIYLHFSMLVWVGIIVAYVTNWAVGKVLTF